One part of the Candidatus Tumulicola sp. genome encodes these proteins:
- a CDS encoding bifunctional (p)ppGpp synthetase/guanosine-3',5'-bis(diphosphate) 3'-pyrophosphohydrolase, with protein MASTIRELTQQVKKYYPGLDESWLEGVYAFAEAAHGSQTRASGDSFITHPLAVASILADYEMDPASIAASLLHDVVEDTTVPLEEIEKRFGMEIAGLVDALTKLTKIPYQTKEDVKVENLRKMFLAMARDIRVIIIKLADRLHNLRTLGSLTPAKQKTIAEETLEIYAPLAHRLGIYRMKWDLEDLSLRYLDPTAYQDIADRVAKRRADRERSVKNVIADVRSRFDTMTLKADVSGRPKHFYSIYQKLQSGKEFSEIYDLTAIRIIVDSVKDCYGAVGVVHSIWTPLPGRFKDYIAMPKTNGYQSIHTTVIGPGGDPIEIQIRTWDMHRSSEYGIAAHWRYKEGGRPDDFDEKLSWLRSLLEWQEEMHDSREFIERLKVDLFASQVFVFTPKGDVMGFPAGATPIDFAYHVHTGVGHRCVGAKVNGRIVQLEYALQNGDICEALVSKSSPGPSLDWLSVCKTSSAKHKIKQWFRKNRRDENIASGRETLDRELTRNQLSQIASAQFLSACAARLNYGSLDDMYAAIGFGDASMGSIIARAREEAKRQKIVPLPIDRQTVGVRKPTRRATSGVKVRGIGDVLVSFARCCRPVPGDAILGFITQGKGVSVHRVECPNAAQLGSQPDRLIEVAWDVSPTDAHLVDVEVEASDRPGLLQDIMGVLSEHKTNATSVTARTKKDGTATISCSLEIRDLDHLSQLLRKIGRVREVRSAYRVTKREAHAGDR; from the coding sequence ATGGCGAGCACAATCCGCGAGCTGACGCAGCAAGTAAAGAAGTATTACCCCGGCCTGGACGAGAGCTGGCTCGAGGGCGTTTACGCCTTTGCCGAAGCCGCGCACGGCAGCCAGACGCGCGCCAGCGGCGACAGTTTCATCACCCACCCGCTGGCCGTCGCTTCGATCCTCGCCGACTACGAGATGGACCCGGCGTCGATCGCCGCGAGCCTGCTCCACGACGTCGTCGAAGACACGACCGTTCCGCTCGAAGAGATCGAGAAGCGCTTTGGCATGGAGATCGCGGGCCTGGTCGATGCGCTCACCAAGCTGACCAAGATCCCGTATCAGACGAAAGAAGACGTCAAAGTCGAGAACCTTCGCAAGATGTTCTTGGCGATGGCGCGCGACATCCGCGTCATCATCATCAAGCTCGCCGACCGGCTTCACAACTTGCGAACGCTCGGCAGCCTCACGCCGGCCAAGCAGAAGACGATCGCGGAGGAGACGCTGGAGATCTACGCGCCGCTCGCCCACCGCCTCGGCATCTATCGGATGAAGTGGGATCTTGAGGACCTGAGTCTTAGGTATCTCGATCCCACCGCGTACCAAGATATCGCCGATCGCGTGGCCAAGCGGCGCGCCGACCGCGAGCGTTCGGTCAAGAACGTCATCGCCGACGTGCGCAGCCGCTTCGACACCATGACCCTCAAGGCGGATGTGTCCGGTCGGCCCAAACATTTCTACTCCATCTACCAGAAGCTCCAATCCGGCAAGGAATTTTCGGAGATCTACGACCTCACGGCCATCCGCATCATCGTGGATTCGGTCAAGGACTGTTACGGCGCCGTCGGCGTGGTGCACAGCATCTGGACGCCGCTGCCCGGACGCTTCAAAGACTATATCGCGATGCCGAAGACCAACGGCTACCAATCGATCCATACCACGGTCATCGGTCCCGGCGGCGACCCGATCGAGATCCAGATCCGTACGTGGGACATGCACCGCTCCAGCGAGTACGGCATCGCCGCGCACTGGAGGTATAAGGAAGGCGGACGTCCGGACGACTTCGACGAGAAGCTCTCGTGGCTGCGCTCGTTGCTTGAGTGGCAAGAAGAGATGCACGACAGCCGCGAGTTCATCGAGCGCCTCAAGGTGGACTTGTTCGCCAGCCAAGTGTTCGTGTTCACGCCCAAGGGCGACGTCATGGGCTTCCCGGCCGGCGCCACGCCGATCGACTTCGCGTATCACGTGCACACCGGCGTCGGACACCGCTGCGTCGGAGCGAAGGTCAACGGCCGCATCGTACAGCTCGAATACGCCTTGCAAAACGGCGACATCTGCGAGGCGCTCGTCAGCAAGAGCAGCCCGGGCCCGTCGCTGGATTGGCTTTCGGTCTGCAAGACGTCAAGCGCCAAGCATAAGATCAAGCAATGGTTCCGTAAGAATCGGCGTGACGAGAACATCGCTTCCGGCCGCGAGACCCTCGACCGCGAACTCACGCGCAATCAGCTTTCACAAATCGCAAGCGCGCAATTCTTGAGCGCCTGCGCGGCGCGGCTCAACTACGGGAGCTTGGATGACATGTACGCCGCGATCGGCTTCGGCGACGCGTCCATGGGCTCAATCATCGCGCGGGCGCGCGAAGAAGCCAAGCGCCAGAAGATCGTGCCGTTGCCGATCGACCGGCAGACGGTCGGCGTACGCAAACCGACACGGCGCGCGACCTCGGGCGTCAAAGTGCGCGGCATCGGCGACGTGCTCGTCAGCTTCGCGCGCTGCTGCCGTCCGGTGCCCGGCGACGCGATCCTCGGCTTCATCACGCAGGGCAAGGGCGTTTCGGTGCACCGCGTCGAGTGCCCGAACGCCGCCCAACTCGGCTCTCAGCCCGATCGGCTGATCGAAGTCGCTTGGGACGTCTCGCCGACCGATGCGCACCTGGTTGACGTCGAGGTGGAGGCCAGCGACCGGCCGGGCTTGCTCCAGGACATCATGGGCGTCTTGTCCGAGCACAAGACCAACGCGACGTCGGTCACCGCGCGCACCAAAAAAGACGGCACCGCGACGATCTCCTGCAGCCTCGAGATCCGCGATCTCGACCACTTGAGCCAGTTGCTTCGCAAGATCGGGCGCGTGCGCGAGGTGCGCTCTGCTTACCGCGTGACCAAGCGCGAAGCGCACGCCGGCGACCGCTAG
- the dtd gene encoding D-aminoacyl-tRNA deacylase — MRAVVQRVSSASVEVDGAAVGSIERGFLALIGVGRDDTEEDAATIASKIAGLRIFNDDAGAMNLSLAEVGGAVLAVSQFTLHGDVRKGRRPSFVDAAPGETAQPLFERVVALMRREGVKVETGTFGAQMRVSLVNEGPVTILLDSKKQF; from the coding sequence TTGCGTGCGGTCGTCCAGCGCGTCAGCAGCGCAAGCGTCGAAGTTGACGGCGCCGCGGTCGGCAGCATCGAGCGCGGGTTCCTGGCGCTCATCGGTGTGGGGCGGGATGATACCGAAGAAGACGCGGCGACGATCGCTTCCAAGATCGCCGGCCTGCGCATTTTCAACGATGACGCGGGCGCGATGAACCTTTCGCTCGCCGAGGTGGGCGGCGCGGTGCTTGCGGTCTCGCAGTTCACGCTGCACGGTGACGTGCGCAAAGGCCGCAGGCCTTCATTTGTCGACGCCGCGCCCGGAGAAACCGCTCAGCCGTTATTCGAACGCGTGGTCGCGCTGATGCGCCGCGAAGGCGTGAAGGTGGAGACCGGCACCTTCGGCGCGCAAATGCGCGTGAGCTTGGTCAATGAAGGCCCAGTCACGATCCTATTGGACAGCAAGAAACAGTTCTAG
- a CDS encoding cytochrome c, whose translation MRRAALVLLWAGVFAIAMVWIACTHTSSAAQIGQVPSADEIDAWNIDVSPNGDGLPAGSGTASAGEGIFAAKCAACHGTAGNTDLAGGIGSLRGPNPVRSVGNYWPYATTLFDYIRRAMPADKPQTLSAGEIYSLSAYVLWMNGIVSRDQVLDRSSLPRVAMPNRKGFLEHDPRPDVP comes from the coding sequence ATGAGGCGCGCCGCGCTGGTCTTGTTGTGGGCAGGGGTGTTCGCCATCGCAATGGTTTGGATCGCGTGCACGCACACGAGCTCGGCGGCGCAAATCGGCCAGGTCCCCAGCGCCGACGAGATCGACGCGTGGAACATCGACGTCTCGCCTAACGGCGACGGGCTACCCGCGGGCTCAGGCACTGCTTCAGCTGGCGAAGGCATTTTCGCCGCGAAGTGCGCGGCCTGTCACGGCACTGCCGGCAACACCGATCTCGCGGGAGGCATCGGTTCGCTGCGAGGCCCAAATCCGGTGCGAAGCGTGGGCAACTATTGGCCCTACGCGACGACGCTCTTCGACTATATCCGGCGGGCCATGCCGGCCGACAAGCCGCAGACGCTTAGCGCCGGCGAGATCTATTCGCTCAGCGCGTATGTCTTATGGATGAACGGCATCGTGTCGAGGGACCAGGTCTTGGATCGCTCTTCGCTGCCCCGCGTCGCGATGCCGAACCGCAAAGGGTTTCTCGAGCATGACCCGCGGCCGGATGTGCCCTAA
- the soxC gene encoding sulfite dehydrogenase, whose protein sequence is MRRTSFLQRAFAMLAGTNVIPGWMREPGGTVPAYGSPSSFESAVARSPADARNIALSPLAAQRGIITASGLCFVRCHAGIPAIDPSQHRLLIHGLVKSPLVLTMGDLARLPAVARIHFLECSGNTGSEWRGPAAETVQQSHGLASCCEWTGVRLRDLLELVGVSPSARWFLAEGADAAAFDRSIPIAKAYDDALLAYGQNGEMLRPEQGYPLRLIVPGYEGSANVKWLRRIKLLAQPVYSREETARYTDLMPNGSARAFTLIMEAKSVIVSPSGGQHVSSGRNQVVGFAWSGRGKIAHVDVSLDGGSSWRRAALDTPVLPKAFSRFTVAFDWNGQDMALLSRATDETGYVQPTLAQLVRVRGVNSGYHNNAIHGWRVSTTGAVSRL, encoded by the coding sequence ATGAGGCGTACGTCGTTCCTCCAGCGAGCGTTTGCCATGCTGGCAGGCACGAACGTCATTCCGGGCTGGATGCGGGAGCCGGGCGGCACGGTGCCCGCGTACGGCTCGCCTTCTTCATTCGAGAGCGCGGTAGCCCGCTCGCCCGCTGACGCGCGGAACATCGCGCTGTCGCCGCTCGCCGCCCAACGCGGCATCATAACGGCGAGCGGCCTCTGCTTCGTGCGCTGCCACGCCGGAATTCCGGCCATCGATCCATCCCAGCACCGTCTGCTCATCCATGGTCTGGTCAAAAGCCCGCTGGTGCTCACGATGGGCGACCTCGCGCGTTTGCCTGCGGTCGCGCGCATCCACTTTTTGGAGTGTTCGGGCAACACCGGGTCCGAATGGCGCGGCCCGGCGGCCGAAACCGTCCAGCAGTCTCACGGGTTAGCCAGCTGTTGTGAGTGGACCGGCGTCCGGCTGCGCGACCTCCTCGAGCTGGTCGGCGTGAGCCCCAGCGCACGCTGGTTTCTCGCGGAAGGCGCCGACGCCGCGGCGTTCGACCGCTCAATCCCGATCGCAAAGGCCTATGACGACGCGCTTCTCGCATATGGACAAAACGGGGAGATGCTGCGGCCGGAACAAGGCTATCCGCTGCGCCTGATCGTGCCCGGCTACGAGGGCAGCGCGAACGTCAAATGGCTTCGGCGCATCAAGTTGCTCGCGCAGCCCGTGTATTCGCGCGAGGAGACGGCGCGCTATACCGACCTCATGCCGAACGGCAGCGCGCGCGCTTTCACGCTGATCATGGAAGCTAAGTCGGTCATCGTAAGCCCGTCGGGAGGTCAGCACGTGAGTTCCGGGCGCAATCAGGTGGTTGGCTTCGCATGGAGCGGCCGCGGCAAGATCGCGCACGTCGACGTCTCCCTCGACGGCGGGTCGAGCTGGCGTCGAGCGGCGCTCGACACGCCCGTGCTTCCTAAAGCATTTTCGCGCTTTACCGTGGCCTTTGACTGGAACGGCCAGGATATGGCGTTGCTGAGCCGTGCCACGGACGAAACCGGATACGTCCAACCAACCCTTGCCCAACTCGTTCGCGTGCGAGGCGTCAACTCAGGCTACCACAACAATGCGATCCATGGCTGGCGCGTCTCCACCACCGGCGCGGTCAGCAGATTATGA
- the alr gene encoding alanine racemase — MRGPQLELKLDAVRHNVRAWLSYLAERELWAVVKSNAYGLGLIPVARACLEAGAHRLCVVDMQEAVRLCDAGISAPIVHVWATPLEELETAARLNVVATIEDERGAHELSRIGDTRGKPALAHVAIETGTGWSGVPAAKIAQFASGVQGLKGVTWEGAWTHIAGQDSMPAQESAFDAAVSALRVSGLKVPITHLASTGPALWGAGGAAVRIGVGLYGSSLGRTHPQLALKTALTLRAPVMYVKRFDRPTALGYGGTAVAQAGEAIATLRLGYADGLPRALSVGGLAILGGERCNIVGAIGMNFTMLKVPFGVAVNAGDEAIVVGDMDGVRLDEVAQRAGTIPHQLITSLAALSVRPNV; from the coding sequence ATGAGGGGGCCGCAGCTCGAGCTGAAGCTGGACGCGGTACGACACAACGTCCGAGCCTGGCTCAGCTATCTAGCCGAGCGCGAACTTTGGGCGGTCGTCAAATCGAACGCCTATGGTCTCGGGCTTATTCCGGTGGCGCGTGCTTGCCTCGAGGCCGGCGCTCATCGCTTGTGCGTCGTGGATATGCAGGAAGCGGTACGCCTTTGCGACGCCGGCATCTCCGCGCCTATCGTGCACGTGTGGGCGACGCCGCTCGAAGAACTCGAGACCGCCGCTCGGCTGAACGTCGTCGCGACGATCGAGGATGAACGGGGCGCGCACGAGTTGTCGCGCATCGGTGACACCCGCGGAAAGCCGGCCCTCGCGCATGTCGCGATCGAGACCGGCACCGGCTGGAGCGGCGTACCAGCGGCAAAAATCGCACAGTTCGCTTCGGGCGTGCAAGGCTTGAAGGGCGTGACGTGGGAGGGCGCGTGGACGCACATCGCAGGCCAAGACTCCATGCCGGCGCAAGAATCCGCATTCGATGCCGCCGTTTCTGCGTTGCGGGTATCCGGCCTGAAAGTTCCGATCACGCACCTCGCCAGCACCGGACCCGCGTTGTGGGGGGCGGGCGGCGCTGCGGTGCGCATCGGCGTCGGCCTGTATGGTTCGTCTCTTGGCCGCACCCATCCGCAGTTAGCGCTGAAAACCGCGCTGACGTTGCGAGCGCCGGTCATGTATGTGAAACGCTTTGACCGTCCCACCGCATTGGGTTACGGGGGTACGGCTGTCGCCCAAGCGGGCGAGGCGATTGCGACATTGCGGCTCGGCTACGCCGACGGGCTGCCAAGAGCGCTGTCGGTCGGCGGGTTGGCGATCCTGGGCGGAGAGCGATGCAACATCGTCGGCGCCATCGGCATGAATTTCACCATGCTCAAAGTCCCATTCGGCGTGGCCGTGAACGCCGGAGACGAGGCGATCGTCGTAGGGGACATGGACGGCGTACGCCTTGACGAGGTCGCGCAGCGCGCCGGCACGATCCCGCATCAGCTGATCACGTCGCTCGCGGCCTTGTCAGTCCGCCCGAACGTGTGA
- the rpsF gene encoding 30S ribosomal protein S6, with the protein MPQYEITYILSPGLEEPKVVEVSTHFSDVAKNNGAESIAVEQMGKRRLAYEIKRQREGYYVSMRFSGAADAAKEVVRQLRLHDDVLRALLVKP; encoded by the coding sequence GTGCCGCAGTATGAGATAACCTATATCTTGAGCCCGGGCCTCGAAGAACCGAAGGTCGTCGAGGTGTCGACGCATTTCTCCGACGTCGCTAAGAACAACGGCGCCGAGTCGATCGCCGTCGAGCAGATGGGCAAGAGACGGCTGGCCTACGAGATCAAGCGCCAGCGCGAAGGCTACTACGTGTCGATGAGGTTCTCAGGAGCGGCGGATGCGGCCAAAGAGGTCGTCCGCCAACTCCGCCTGCACGATGACGTATTGCGCGCGCTGCTGGTCAAACCCTAA
- a CDS encoding single-stranded DNA-binding protein encodes MAGSYNHIVLVGRLVADPELRQTQQGVPVASFRIAVDRTRGRDGGEKQTDFFGVSVWRERGERAAEFLQKGRLVLISGRCHIREYTDKENNRRTAVEVQADDFQMLDARPGGASADAGSQQKPAAAPGSALPEYKYDAEAEEEVPF; translated from the coding sequence GTGGCCGGTTCATATAATCACATCGTCCTGGTCGGACGGCTGGTCGCCGATCCGGAGCTGCGTCAAACGCAGCAAGGCGTTCCTGTGGCGTCGTTTCGCATCGCCGTCGACCGCACGCGCGGCCGCGACGGCGGAGAAAAGCAGACCGATTTCTTCGGCGTCAGCGTCTGGCGCGAGCGCGGTGAGCGCGCCGCCGAGTTCCTGCAGAAGGGCCGGCTGGTGCTGATCTCCGGTCGCTGCCACATCCGCGAGTACACCGACAAAGAGAACAATCGTCGAACGGCGGTCGAGGTCCAAGCCGACGATTTCCAGATGCTCGACGCGAGACCCGGAGGCGCAAGCGCGGACGCGGGTTCGCAGCAAAAGCCCGCCGCCGCCCCAGGCAGCGCTCTGCCTGAATACAAGTACGACGCGGAAGCAGAAGAAGAGGTTCCGTTCTAA
- the rpsR gene encoding 30S ribosomal protein S18 yields MPPRPKRLKPKKREGLDRKPKRKVCSFCVDKVTNIDYKDMMRIRKFVSERGKIVPRRISGTCAKHQRALTTAIKRARVMALISFAAE; encoded by the coding sequence ATGCCGCCAAGACCAAAAAGGCTAAAGCCCAAGAAGCGCGAGGGGCTCGATCGCAAGCCGAAGCGCAAAGTCTGCTCGTTCTGCGTCGACAAGGTCACGAACATCGACTATAAAGATATGATGCGGATCCGGAAATTCGTCTCGGAGCGCGGCAAGATCGTGCCGCGGCGCATCTCCGGGACCTGCGCGAAGCATCAACGCGCGCTCACCACGGCCATCAAGCGCGCCCGCGTCATGGCGCTCATCTCCTTCGCGGCGGAGTGA
- the rplI gene encoding 50S ribosomal protein L9 has product MKIILKQDVKGVGKAGTVADVAAGYGRNYLLPHGLAEEATKGNLAQAASRKASQTKRDEKTLADAREVAAKLESRPVVIKAKGGESGKLFGAVTNAQIAEAIEAAFGVSLDRHIIDLDEPIKTAGQHTCEVKLTQGVIARVTVTVEPEA; this is encoded by the coding sequence GTGAAGATCATCCTCAAGCAAGACGTCAAGGGCGTCGGCAAGGCGGGGACCGTCGCCGACGTGGCCGCCGGCTACGGCCGCAACTACCTGCTCCCGCACGGCCTGGCGGAAGAAGCCACCAAGGGCAACCTCGCCCAAGCGGCGTCACGCAAGGCCTCGCAGACAAAACGCGACGAGAAGACGCTCGCGGACGCGCGCGAAGTCGCCGCCAAGCTGGAAAGCCGGCCCGTCGTCATCAAAGCCAAAGGCGGCGAGAGCGGCAAGCTGTTCGGAGCGGTCACCAACGCCCAGATCGCCGAGGCGATCGAGGCGGCGTTCGGCGTCTCGCTGGATCGCCACATCATCGATCTCGACGAGCCGATCAAGACCGCCGGCCAGCACACCTGCGAGGTCAAGCTGACGCAGGGCGTGATCGCGCGGGTCACGGTGACGGTGGAGCCGGAAGCTTGA
- the dnaB gene encoding replicative DNA helicase, with amino-acid sequence MALLSIDRLPPQNLDAEQAVLGSLMVDRELVPVVSEIVGKADFYAPHHGTLFDIINALYDRGEPVDKVSVAEELRRRKLLDDVGGLEFLTQLLNAVPTTASAEYYAKVVAEKAILRSLILAGGRITGMGFEPSDNVEQTLDQCEQMIFQIGHRHSGGFTMVKDLLKPAFEQINKLYHQQGQVTGVPSGFRKLDEFTAGFQPGELIIIAARPSMGKTSLSLNIAVHAAKSAGKSVAVFSLEMSSNQLVQRLLSAEARIDAQRLRTGSIKDDDWGKISAAMGELADLAIHVDDAAALRVSELRSRARRLHAKYGLDVIIIDYLQLLQSSNLKANNRVEIIDDICRGLKTLAKELKVPVIALAQLNRSPETRNDKRPLLSDLRESGGIEQEADVVAFIYRDEYYNDPTPENENIAEIIIAKQRNGPTGAIKLRFDKRFTAFSDLDLEHTEY; translated from the coding sequence ATGGCGCTCCTTTCCATCGATCGACTTCCTCCGCAGAACCTCGATGCAGAGCAAGCGGTGCTCGGTTCGCTCATGGTGGACCGGGAATTGGTGCCGGTCGTCTCCGAGATCGTCGGCAAGGCCGATTTCTATGCCCCGCATCACGGCACGCTTTTCGATATCATCAACGCGTTGTACGATCGCGGCGAGCCGGTCGATAAGGTGTCGGTGGCAGAAGAGCTGCGCCGCCGCAAGCTGCTGGACGACGTCGGCGGCCTCGAGTTCTTGACGCAACTGTTGAACGCCGTCCCGACGACCGCGTCCGCAGAGTACTACGCGAAGGTGGTCGCGGAAAAGGCGATCCTGCGCTCGCTGATATTGGCCGGCGGGCGCATCACCGGCATGGGCTTCGAGCCCAGCGACAACGTGGAACAGACGCTCGATCAATGCGAGCAGATGATCTTCCAGATCGGCCATCGCCACTCTGGCGGGTTCACGATGGTGAAGGATCTGCTCAAACCGGCATTCGAGCAGATCAACAAACTCTATCATCAGCAGGGCCAGGTCACCGGCGTTCCTTCAGGCTTTAGGAAGCTGGATGAATTCACCGCCGGCTTCCAGCCGGGCGAACTCATCATCATCGCCGCTCGTCCCTCGATGGGCAAGACGTCGCTGTCCTTGAACATCGCGGTGCACGCCGCCAAGAGCGCCGGCAAGTCCGTCGCCGTGTTCTCGCTCGAGATGAGCAGCAACCAGTTGGTGCAGCGGTTGCTCTCCGCCGAGGCGCGCATCGACGCACAACGGCTGCGCACCGGCAGCATCAAAGATGATGACTGGGGCAAGATATCGGCCGCGATGGGCGAGTTGGCCGATCTTGCGATCCATGTCGACGATGCCGCGGCGCTGCGCGTCAGCGAGCTGCGCTCGCGCGCGCGGCGGCTGCACGCCAAGTACGGCCTCGATGTCATCATCATCGACTACTTGCAATTGCTGCAGTCGAGCAATCTCAAGGCGAACAATCGCGTGGAGATCATCGACGACATCTGCCGCGGCCTCAAGACGCTCGCCAAAGAGCTGAAGGTGCCGGTCATCGCGCTCGCGCAGCTCAACCGCTCACCCGAGACGCGCAACGACAAGCGCCCGCTGCTTTCGGACCTGCGCGAATCGGGCGGCATCGAGCAGGAGGCGGACGTCGTGGCGTTCATCTACCGCGATGAGTATTACAACGACCCGACGCCGGAGAACGAGAACATCGCCGAGATCATCATCGCAAAACAGCGCAATGGTCCGACGGGTGCCATCAAACTGCGCTTCGACAAGCGGTTCACCGCGTTCTCAGACTTAGATCTAGAACACACCGAATACTAA
- a CDS encoding PQQ-binding-like beta-propeller repeat protein, with protein MRSRPRLLAGFASLAVAFFLIIRPLPAPAAVGDVAWPTYGFDYANTRHVSRTGIDPKHVRSLRIAWEFRASARGSMESSPIVVGEMLYVTTGDDDSTYALDAASGVPRWEYTPRLSAVAQCCGRVNRGVAVDDRHVYLATLDARLIALDRRTGELRWEVQVGDPLAGYSETMAPLVWGGMVFVGSSGAEFGVRGCFTAYRASDGAQLWRWWSVAPDWEGSYVAAVHGVPLNRDVALERAAAPAFREAWQHGGGTVWMTPALDPRRGTIYLSTGNPSPNYSGLTRPGDNLFTDSIVALNARTGAMRWYYQETPHDVWDYDAGSPPFLLDVLDRSGRRVPAVAEAGKTGWLYVLNRDTGALIRVSQNFVPQRHLYKSPYAQSSIMEPGALGGAIGPVSYDPVLSRAFVAAIDMPSTHSPTTPQPWRPAVLWPAGDSEELRYALFSVSALDVNTGRIAWRRYLSSGKGGPYSKSFMGGSLSAGGIVFVPDPNGVLYAFDARSGRQLWRQVIAETDEGWAANHRSARQWLQDAFMSVHHALFGQPELPKVSARLDGPPVLYRLRGREYLALSADVYSRDGSDHDLLVVFALPR; from the coding sequence ATGCGCTCACGTCCTAGATTGCTCGCGGGCTTTGCCTCGCTCGCCGTCGCTTTTTTTCTCATAATCCGCCCATTGCCGGCACCAGCCGCGGTCGGCGACGTCGCGTGGCCGACCTACGGCTTCGATTACGCCAACACGCGCCATGTATCGCGTACCGGCATCGATCCCAAGCACGTGCGCAGCTTGAGAATCGCCTGGGAATTTCGAGCAAGCGCGCGCGGCTCGATGGAGTCGTCGCCCATCGTCGTCGGCGAGATGCTGTATGTGACCACGGGCGATGACGACAGCACGTACGCGTTGGATGCCGCCAGCGGTGTGCCGCGCTGGGAGTACACGCCCCGATTGAGCGCCGTCGCGCAGTGCTGCGGCCGCGTCAACCGAGGAGTCGCGGTCGACGACCGGCACGTCTATCTCGCGACGCTTGACGCGCGGCTCATCGCGCTCGATCGCCGCACCGGAGAACTGCGTTGGGAGGTGCAGGTCGGGGATCCGCTGGCCGGCTACAGCGAGACCATGGCGCCGCTGGTATGGGGCGGGATGGTTTTCGTGGGCAGTTCGGGCGCCGAGTTCGGGGTACGCGGCTGTTTCACCGCGTATCGCGCTTCGGACGGCGCGCAGCTTTGGCGCTGGTGGTCGGTGGCACCCGACTGGGAAGGTTCGTACGTCGCGGCCGTCCATGGCGTGCCTCTGAACCGCGACGTGGCGCTCGAACGTGCCGCTGCGCCGGCGTTTCGCGAGGCGTGGCAGCATGGCGGCGGCACCGTGTGGATGACGCCGGCGCTCGACCCGAGGCGTGGCACGATCTACCTGTCCACGGGAAATCCATCGCCGAACTACAGCGGTCTCACACGGCCTGGGGACAACCTGTTTACGGATTCGATCGTGGCGCTGAACGCTCGCACCGGCGCGATGCGTTGGTATTATCAAGAGACGCCGCACGACGTCTGGGATTATGACGCCGGGAGCCCACCGTTTCTTTTGGATGTGCTCGATCGCAGCGGCCGGCGGGTGCCCGCCGTGGCTGAGGCCGGCAAAACAGGCTGGCTGTATGTGCTCAACCGCGATACCGGCGCGCTGATCCGCGTGTCGCAAAATTTTGTGCCCCAGCGCCATCTCTACAAGTCGCCGTACGCGCAATCCTCAATCATGGAGCCCGGCGCCCTGGGAGGCGCCATAGGACCGGTCTCCTACGACCCGGTCCTCTCGCGCGCGTTCGTCGCAGCGATCGACATGCCGAGCACGCACTCCCCGACCACACCGCAGCCGTGGCGCCCAGCGGTGCTGTGGCCCGCCGGCGACTCGGAGGAGCTGCGCTATGCGCTCTTCTCCGTCAGCGCACTGGATGTGAATACGGGCCGGATCGCGTGGCGACGCTACCTGTCGAGCGGCAAGGGCGGACCCTACTCCAAGAGCTTCATGGGCGGCTCACTGTCCGCCGGCGGAATCGTCTTCGTCCCCGATCCCAATGGCGTGCTGTACGCGTTTGATGCGCGCAGTGGAAGGCAACTGTGGCGGCAGGTCATCGCCGAAACGGACGAAGGCTGGGCGGCAAACCACCGAAGCGCCCGGCAATGGCTCCAAGACGCGTTCATGAGCGTCCATCACGCGCTCTTCGGCCAGCCGGAGCTGCCGAAGGTCAGCGCTCGCCTCGACGGCCCGCCGGTCCTGTATCGGCTGCGAGGACGCGAATACCTCGCGCTGTCCGCAGATGTGTACTCGCGCGACGGCTCGGATCACGATCTTCTCGTCGTGTTCGCGCTGCCGCGTTAG
- a CDS encoding GlsB/YeaQ/YmgE family stress response membrane protein — MGMGFISWIVVGIIAGWLAKFVIRGEGPGGILGDLIIGVLGAILGGWIWNYFGHVGATGINIPSIIVAFVGAVILLFLARALTGRRA, encoded by the coding sequence ATGGGTATGGGCTTCATCTCATGGATAGTCGTTGGCATCATCGCCGGGTGGCTTGCGAAGTTCGTCATCCGCGGTGAAGGGCCGGGCGGCATCCTCGGCGACCTCATCATCGGGGTCCTCGGCGCGATCCTCGGCGGTTGGATCTGGAATTACTTCGGTCACGTGGGCGCGACAGGGATCAACATCCCGAGCATTATCGTGGCTTTCGTCGGAGCCGTCATCCTGTTGTTCCTCGCGCGGGCATTGACCGGTCGGCGCGCCTAA